A single window of Rubripirellula lacrimiformis DNA harbors:
- the upp gene encoding uracil phosphoribosyltransferase — protein sequence MPRPVILVTEIDHPLVEHHLCTVRDQATPASEFRAAIARLSVLVGVHATEDLPLSTITVQTPICQTAGQRLAVRVDLVPILRAGLGMVEPLQGLLPESAVWHLGMYRNEETAEPVGYYDNLPASGAPDIAMVLDPMLATGGSVEMVIRRLIEWGVPEIRVLSIIASKAGIQRVTRDFPNVKIFVAKIDPDLNDQSFIVPGLGDAGDRIFDTPQQG from the coding sequence GTGCCCCGACCTGTGATCCTTGTCACCGAGATTGACCACCCGTTGGTCGAGCATCATCTGTGCACGGTACGCGATCAAGCGACGCCGGCCAGCGAGTTTCGGGCCGCCATTGCTCGACTTTCTGTCCTGGTCGGTGTGCATGCGACCGAAGATTTGCCGCTTTCAACCATCACGGTCCAGACTCCGATTTGCCAAACCGCAGGCCAGCGACTTGCTGTGCGAGTCGATTTGGTGCCGATCTTAAGAGCCGGTTTGGGGATGGTCGAACCGCTGCAGGGGCTGTTGCCGGAATCCGCCGTGTGGCATCTGGGGATGTACCGCAACGAAGAAACCGCCGAACCAGTCGGTTACTACGACAATCTCCCCGCATCCGGGGCCCCCGATATCGCGATGGTGCTGGACCCGATGTTGGCAACCGGCGGATCGGTTGAAATGGTGATCCGGCGGCTGATCGAATGGGGCGTCCCCGAGATTCGCGTGCTTAGCATCATCGCATCCAAGGCGGGCATCCAACGTGTCACTCGCGATTTTCCCAACGTCAAAATCTTTGTTGCCAAGATCGATCCCGACCTGAACGACCAGTCATTCATCGTGCCTGGACTGGGCGATGCCGGCGATCGGATTTTCGACACGCCACAGCAAGGCTAG
- a CDS encoding RimK family protein — MAVVLVTDTQQDWLDDIEGVETIDPKEYLTDDQWIRRKHVKIYNLARSYQYQSLGYYVSLLAEARGHRPFPSVTTIQDLSNRNAVRLVPCDLEELIDKCLHPLQGDTFELSVYFGGNLAARYAKLARDLSGLFQAPLMRFEFTRRKRWRLRRARAIGLEDIPQSHRPFVIEQAQKHFVRGSAGKMKRNSFRYDLAILHNPAEGSLAPSDDKALNKMVKAAASLGINAELLTVDDAGRLLEFDALFLRETTSVDHYTYRLARKAEREGMVVMDDPQSILRCTNKVYLAELMNKAKLPTPETIVAHPGNADTIGEKLGFPVVLKRPDSAFSLGVVKVATPEELQAQLKVFFADSDLVVAQSYMRTDFDWRIGVLDRRPLFACKYHMASGHWQIINANEESDSKRFGKFETVPVEMAPRKAVALAQKSADLIGDGLYGVDIKESDGNFYVIEVNDNPNIDSGVEDKILRDELYRRIMESFLRRIERGKSVEVTA; from the coding sequence ATGGCAGTAGTCCTGGTGACAGATACCCAACAGGATTGGTTGGACGATATCGAGGGGGTCGAGACGATCGATCCGAAAGAATACCTGACCGACGACCAGTGGATTCGTCGCAAGCATGTCAAGATTTACAACTTGGCTCGATCCTACCAGTACCAGAGTCTCGGGTACTACGTATCGTTGCTGGCCGAAGCCCGCGGCCACCGTCCGTTCCCCAGCGTGACCACCATCCAGGACCTCAGCAATCGAAACGCTGTCCGCTTGGTGCCCTGCGATCTGGAAGAACTGATCGACAAGTGCTTGCACCCGCTGCAGGGCGACACCTTCGAGCTTAGCGTTTACTTCGGTGGCAATTTGGCAGCACGGTACGCCAAGCTGGCTCGTGATTTGTCGGGGCTATTCCAAGCACCGCTGATGCGATTCGAATTCACTCGTCGCAAACGATGGCGGCTACGCCGGGCGCGGGCGATCGGTCTGGAAGACATTCCACAGTCGCATCGACCGTTCGTTATCGAACAGGCCCAAAAGCACTTCGTTCGCGGCAGTGCTGGCAAGATGAAACGCAATTCATTTCGCTACGACTTAGCGATCTTGCACAACCCAGCGGAAGGTTCGTTGGCGCCTTCGGACGACAAGGCCTTGAACAAAATGGTCAAGGCAGCCGCTTCGCTTGGCATCAACGCCGAACTGTTGACAGTCGACGACGCCGGGCGGTTGTTGGAATTCGATGCGTTGTTTCTGCGCGAAACGACGTCGGTGGATCACTACACCTATCGATTGGCACGCAAGGCCGAACGGGAGGGGATGGTCGTGATGGATGATCCGCAATCGATCCTGCGCTGCACCAACAAGGTGTATCTGGCCGAACTGATGAACAAAGCCAAATTGCCCACGCCCGAAACGATCGTTGCGCACCCCGGCAACGCTGACACGATCGGCGAAAAGCTTGGATTCCCGGTTGTCCTGAAGCGTCCCGACAGCGCGTTTTCGCTGGGCGTGGTGAAGGTTGCAACGCCGGAGGAATTGCAGGCTCAGCTGAAAGTATTCTTTGCCGATTCCGACCTGGTCGTCGCGCAGTCCTACATGCGCACCGATTTTGATTGGCGGATCGGTGTGCTGGATCGGCGCCCCCTGTTCGCGTGCAAGTACCACATGGCCAGCGGGCATTGGCAGATCATCAACGCCAACGAAGAGAGCGATTCGAAACGGTTCGGAAAATTCGAAACCGTGCCGGTTGAAATGGCGCCACGAAAAGCGGTCGCGCTTGCACAGAAGTCCGCCGACCTGATCGGTGACGGACTGTACGGCGTGGACATCAAAGAATCCGATGGAAACTTCTATGTCATCGAAGTCAACGACAACCCGAATATCGATTCGGGAGTCGAAGACAAAATTTTGCGAGACGAACTTTATCGCCGGATCATGGAGTCGTTCCTGAGGCGGATTGAACGAGGCAAATCGGTCGAGGTGACAGCATGA
- a CDS encoding cysteine peptidase family C39 domain-containing protein — translation MKITLPVDIESQPSDSSCGPTCLQAIYGYWGHQVSVAEIIAQIPQLETGGTLAVQLACHALQQGFEATIVTFNLRLFDPTWFGQPGVDLSEKLRSQLDQNGARSQRFRLATSHYLQFLSLGGCIQMRRLDRPMVHECLRSDVPILTGLSATFLYQESRERSQPPDSLGVTCLPDDLGGSPVGHFVVLSGYDAEADRLQVSDPLHPNPNSKWQDRQYWATFDHVSASIYLGIVTYDANLLVIKPAAK, via the coding sequence ATGAAAATCACCCTTCCGGTCGACATTGAATCGCAGCCAAGCGATTCATCGTGCGGACCGACCTGCCTCCAAGCCATCTATGGCTACTGGGGTCACCAAGTTTCGGTCGCGGAGATCATCGCCCAAATCCCTCAACTGGAAACGGGCGGAACGTTAGCAGTCCAGCTTGCTTGCCACGCTCTGCAGCAAGGCTTCGAAGCGACGATCGTCACCTTCAACCTGCGTCTGTTTGACCCCACATGGTTCGGCCAGCCCGGTGTCGACCTATCAGAAAAACTTCGCAGCCAACTGGACCAGAACGGTGCGCGGAGCCAGCGGTTCCGATTGGCCACCAGCCACTATCTTCAATTTCTATCGCTAGGCGGATGCATTCAGATGCGACGCCTGGATCGACCGATGGTTCACGAATGCCTGCGATCGGATGTGCCGATCCTGACTGGACTCAGTGCGACGTTCTTGTACCAAGAGTCGCGTGAACGATCCCAGCCGCCGGATTCGCTTGGCGTCACCTGTCTGCCCGACGACCTTGGTGGATCCCCCGTCGGTCACTTTGTTGTGTTGTCGGGGTACGACGCCGAAGCCGATCGATTGCAGGTTAGCGATCCATTGCACCCGAACCCCAATTCCAAGTGGCAGGATCGCCAGTATTGGGCAACGTTCGACCATGTTTCAGCGTCGATCTATTTGGGCATCGTGACCTACGACGCCAACCTGTTGGTCATCAAGCCGGCAGCGAAGTGA
- a CDS encoding carboxylate-amine ligase: MIHDRTLSLFDAYGIELEYMLVDRETLDVRAVADRVLTTAAGKPSSDVEFGDATYSNELALHVLELKGTRPTPDLNHLNRQMQQAIQQIQPALSTHGAMLLPGGMHPWMDPKTETRLWPHECSEIYQAYDRVFDCHRHGWANVQSVHLNLPFDGDDQFARLHAAVRLILPLLPAIAASSPIVEGRPAAWADMRMHFVRDHCEAVPFLTGQMVPEAIFDEATYRREIFTKLQQAIGGHDPDGVFECDFLNARGAIARFDRGSIEIRVMDVQEYPGADLAICQLVIDVLKSMVDQKWSTLADQQAMPTPLLSGWLDRISQSTERTVIDDPTWLRHFGVSEPSIQAGEVWKRLANAVGTDRPELDPILTQGTLSTRILSAVNQDWRREHITEVYRRLGDCLAGGQPFLP; the protein is encoded by the coding sequence ATGATTCACGATCGAACGTTATCGCTGTTCGACGCCTATGGCATCGAACTGGAATACATGTTGGTGGATCGCGAAACGCTGGACGTGCGTGCGGTCGCGGACCGGGTTTTGACGACGGCGGCGGGAAAGCCTAGCAGTGATGTCGAGTTCGGCGACGCAACGTACAGCAACGAACTTGCGCTTCACGTGCTGGAACTGAAAGGCACCCGGCCGACCCCGGACCTGAATCACCTGAATCGGCAGATGCAGCAGGCGATCCAACAGATCCAGCCCGCACTCAGCACACACGGCGCCATGCTGTTGCCCGGTGGGATGCATCCGTGGATGGACCCGAAAACAGAAACGCGGTTGTGGCCGCACGAGTGCAGCGAGATCTACCAAGCCTACGATCGAGTGTTCGATTGTCACCGTCACGGCTGGGCCAATGTTCAAAGCGTCCACCTGAATTTGCCGTTCGATGGCGATGATCAGTTTGCCCGGTTGCACGCTGCGGTGCGGTTGATTTTGCCACTGCTACCGGCAATCGCCGCTAGCTCGCCAATCGTCGAGGGACGACCGGCGGCGTGGGCCGACATGCGGATGCACTTCGTCCGCGACCACTGTGAAGCGGTGCCGTTTCTGACCGGCCAGATGGTGCCCGAGGCGATTTTCGATGAAGCCACCTATCGCCGAGAAATTTTCACAAAACTGCAGCAGGCCATCGGAGGACACGATCCCGACGGCGTATTCGAGTGCGATTTCCTGAACGCCCGTGGTGCGATTGCTCGCTTCGATCGCGGGTCCATCGAAATACGTGTGATGGATGTCCAAGAGTACCCCGGCGCCGATCTGGCGATCTGCCAATTGGTGATCGATGTTTTGAAATCGATGGTGGACCAGAAGTGGTCTACGCTGGCAGACCAGCAGGCGATGCCGACACCCCTGCTTAGCGGATGGCTGGATCGGATCAGCCAATCGACCGAACGAACGGTGATTGACGATCCGACATGGTTACGGCATTTCGGTGTCAGCGAACCATCGATCCAAGCGGGCGAAGTGTGGAAACGGCTGGCCAATGCGGTCGGCACAGACCGACCGGAATTGGATCCGATCCTGACACAGGGCACCTTGTCCACGCGGATCTTAAGTGCGGTGAACCAGGACTGGCGACGCGAACACATCACCGAGGTCTATCGGCGACTGGGCGATTGCCTGGCCGGTGGGCAACCGTTCCTGCCATGA
- a CDS encoding N-formylglutamate amidohydrolase: protein MIAPVVQPIGGISDRAILITCEHGGNEVPPEYAVHFASPGAQADLRSHRGYDPGALVAAESLAKHLGCRLIASTTTRLLVDLNRSESNPGIWSKYCTDLDEPGRDQLLSQYYRPYRADVLQCVSDFVRDGRSVIHLSVHTFTKRFQGDRRDVDLGILFDPDRPSERQWSLRCCQRLEQRLPSTSPKRTAMVAALLPAAGTAIAVDQDADEPTVRRHRRWADHMDAYQVR from the coding sequence ATGATCGCCCCCGTCGTGCAGCCCATTGGTGGGATCAGCGATCGGGCCATCCTGATCACATGCGAACACGGCGGGAACGAAGTACCGCCGGAATACGCAGTCCATTTTGCCAGCCCAGGTGCACAGGCTGATCTGCGGAGCCACCGTGGCTACGATCCCGGCGCATTGGTCGCTGCGGAATCGCTTGCCAAGCATCTCGGATGCCGGCTGATCGCATCGACCACGACGCGGCTGTTGGTGGATTTGAACCGATCGGAATCCAATCCCGGCATCTGGTCCAAGTACTGCACGGATCTGGATGAACCGGGCAGGGACCAACTGCTATCGCAGTACTATCGGCCTTATCGTGCCGATGTGTTGCAGTGCGTCAGCGATTTCGTCCGCGACGGCCGATCGGTGATTCACCTATCGGTCCACACGTTCACCAAACGATTCCAAGGCGATCGCAGGGACGTGGATCTAGGGATCCTGTTCGATCCGGATCGCCCAAGCGAACGGCAATGGTCGCTGCGCTGCTGCCAGCGGCTGGAACAGCGATTGCCGTCGACATCGCCCAAGCGAACGGCAATGGTCGCTGCGCTGCTGCCAGCGGCTGGAACAGCGATTGCCGTCGACCAAGACGCGGATGAACCAACCGTACGCCGGCATCGAAGATGGGCTGACCACATGGATGCGTACCAAGTTCGATGA
- a CDS encoding citrate synthase produces the protein MTTTVKLDTENVGTVRVSYEGQEFELPLVEGSEGERAIDISRLRGETGLITLDEGFVNTGSTRSAITFLDGEKGVLRYRGYPIEQLAAKSDFVETAYLLIYGELPNAEQANLFRSGIRDHTMIHEDMRSFYNGFPRDAHPMAILSSVVGALSTFYQDSMDLNDEKQVEVSIYRLIAKLPTIAAYSYKKSMGQPFIYPNNDLSYCENFLHMMFATPARDYMIDPDFAEALNLLLIVHADHEQNCSTSTVRMVGSSNANLFASISAGIGALWGPLHGGANEACVNMLERIANDGGNVEKYVAMAKDKENGFRLMGFGHRVYKNFDPRATIIRSSCEKLLNKLNLDDPLFEVAQKLEEVALRDEYFIERKLYPNVDFYSGVIYRALGIPVAMFTVLFAIGRLPGWIAHWREMHANPGTRINRPRQIYTGSTERDFLALEDRS, from the coding sequence ATGACCACGACAGTCAAATTGGATACGGAAAACGTTGGGACAGTTCGTGTGTCCTACGAGGGCCAAGAATTCGAATTGCCGCTGGTCGAAGGCAGCGAGGGCGAACGCGCAATCGACATCAGCCGATTGCGCGGCGAAACCGGACTGATCACGCTAGACGAAGGGTTTGTGAACACTGGTTCGACCCGCAGCGCGATCACGTTTCTGGACGGTGAAAAGGGAGTCTTGCGGTACCGCGGATATCCAATCGAACAATTGGCCGCCAAGTCCGACTTTGTCGAAACCGCGTACCTGTTGATCTACGGCGAACTGCCCAACGCTGAACAGGCGAACCTGTTTCGGTCCGGGATCCGCGATCACACCATGATCCACGAGGACATGCGGTCGTTCTACAACGGGTTCCCACGCGACGCCCACCCGATGGCCATTTTGTCGTCGGTCGTCGGAGCGCTGTCGACGTTCTATCAAGACTCGATGGATCTGAACGACGAAAAACAGGTCGAGGTTTCGATCTATCGCCTGATCGCCAAGCTGCCCACCATCGCAGCCTACAGCTATAAAAAATCGATGGGACAGCCGTTCATCTACCCGAACAACGATCTGAGCTACTGCGAGAATTTCTTGCACATGATGTTCGCCACGCCGGCCCGCGACTACATGATCGACCCGGACTTTGCCGAGGCATTGAATCTGTTGCTGATCGTGCACGCCGACCACGAACAAAACTGCAGCACATCGACTGTCAGGATGGTGGGCAGCAGCAACGCCAACCTGTTCGCATCGATCAGCGCCGGCATCGGAGCCCTGTGGGGACCACTGCACGGCGGAGCCAACGAAGCCTGCGTGAACATGCTGGAACGAATCGCTAACGATGGTGGCAACGTCGAAAAGTACGTTGCGATGGCCAAGGATAAAGAGAACGGTTTCCGTTTGATGGGATTTGGTCACCGCGTCTACAAGAACTTTGACCCCCGGGCGACGATCATTCGATCCAGCTGCGAAAAGCTGCTGAACAAATTGAACTTGGACGATCCCTTGTTCGAAGTTGCTCAGAAGTTGGAAGAAGTCGCTCTACGTGACGAGTACTTCATCGAACGCAAACTGTATCCCAACGTCGACTTCTATTCCGGCGTGATCTATCGGGCGCTTGGAATTCCCGTGGCGATGTTTACAGTGCTGTTCGCGATCGGTCGTTTGCCTGGATGGATCGCCCATTGGCGTGAAATGCACGCCAATCCCGGCACGCGGATCAATCGCCCTCGTCAGATCTACACCGGGTCGACCGAACGCGATTTCCTGGCGCTCGAAGACCGATCCTAG